From the genome of Athalia rosae chromosome 3, iyAthRosa1.1, whole genome shotgun sequence:
TGCAGTCTATGCGGATGCTGATTCCGTAAGTCCCGAAATATTCCGAGGGTCCTGCAAAAACAAATCAAGAAATCTCTATGAGTCTTCGTGCGAACACGATTCTCTCAACGAATTTTGTTTCTCGAGTTCCAAATATGTAACAAATATTCCACATGAACGATTTCGAAACTACCTGATCTCTAGCCCAGAAATCGCAAATTTCCAACCCTAATTTTGTGGTTTTGCGATTCAGATTTTAGAAAAGTCGCCCGGAACATATTTACAGactttatatatttatccgCAGCTcgtgaataaatattatcccTACAACAATTCACCCTATCAGATTTGACAGGAGCTTTATCCTTCAACTGGTTGCATCTAAACATCTTCACCGCAAAGATGTGAAACTGCGGAACTCCTACCGCTGGGACGCCAATTCTCCAAGGATGATTCCATTCCCCCAAACCAAATGTGGGGAGTtaggagaaaataataattcgggCCTAGATGTTGCATGTCGCAACGAAATGAGACACAGGTACATTTGGAGAAGGTATTTCCTTGTCAGCCAGTCGTTCGCTATCGACCTCCCGCCCCTCAAGTTTGACTGTCTAATTTACTGCCTCGCTGTGTCGTTATATTTTCGTCGTCAAAcgcgtacgaaaattttctggtAATGAGTGCAGGACGTTCAGTATTTCGAAGTTGTTGAACCGTTCCACTAGCTATGAATAATAACGAGGTAAGTTTACCAGTGcactcctctttttttcatagttatttcaaatttgtaGTTCGTCATCCTTTCTGACATCCCGTGTATCTTCGAGGATCTATAATCTCACTGCGAGGAgaatgattttttcgattttaatttcgttctttgtcgactctgaaaatcagtgTATAGCTGTAACGTCCGCGAAAAATTGAACccgcttttcttttcaccggTAAGAATTCGGTAATTCTTCGCGCAATCTGGAGACAATTTAATGTTTAAATCGAACTCTCTTCATTGGAAGTGTAAATTCTCCGTTAAAACCATTgtcaaaaattgtttcaaagttgaacagaattttgaagaaaagaaaaattaatcgactcATTGCATCGTTACAGACAAAATAagagatatgaaaattttttgttaatttgtgAGATAATCATAgggtcatttttttctacttcgaaCGAACGGACCCGCGCAATATAGCGTAATTAACGAAAGCCAATTATCCGTAACGTTTCCATAATTATCGTAGAAAAAACTCCTAAACATTTCGAATTATATTGCCGTTCAAAAATTACAGGAATTACTTTTAGGCGAACTCCAATTGAGCGGCACTTTATCTGACCGGCTAACAGTCCAATttacaaatataaaaattgaatggttTTGCAGGAGCGGTCGTTGCCGGGACACCTGCAGGACGCATCGAAAAGAAAACTTCTGTGGAAGCTGCGGGTCTTgcaagaaaatagaaacggTCGTCGATATCTCGTTGATTTCCTTCTAGTTATGTACGGGATGTCCAGTTTGCTCGCCGAAATTGGAATATTGGTCGAAATCCCTCTCTTAGTGGAATCGGCTCCCGAGGGTCAGAGATTACCGGCCTACATAGCAGTCTTGGTATCCCTATCCAGCATGATTTCAGTATTTTACGtcgtattcaaaaaattcattacccAATACTGCAGCGATTACTCGGTAATATCCGGTTGTCTCGTTGTTCAAATAATCGCCATGGCCGTCCTGGCGTTATTCTACGACGTTAGATGCATGGTGAACGGTAAAATACACAGCATCGTGCTGCTCCTGACCCTCTTCGTCTGCTCCATCGTCGCGAGCTCGAGTTCCCTGATCTTCATGCCGTACCTCCGTAACTACAAGGCGGGTTATCtgccctcttttttcctcggcGAGAGTCTGGGCGGACTGGTTCCAGGGATGATAGCCCTTCTCCAGGGAGTCGGGAGCGATTCCGTTTGCAAGGAAAACTCTTCCAACTCCACCGAACCGGATCTCCCGAATATTTCGGACCCGAATTTTCCCCCCGGCATCCACTTCCTCGTGATTTTCATACTCGCCGTATGCTGCGCCGCGGCATTCTGGCTATTGGAATActtgagggataaaaattttttcgaaaaagacAACAATCCCCACCGCTACAACCAAGTACCCTTGACGGAGGAGTTCGTCGGCGCTCACAAGCCGTCCAACAACGACTCGGACATCGAGCTGcacgagagaaacgaaacggaCAGCCCTTCGGAACGCGCGAAGACGAACCGCACCAGGATATACATCTGCATGATGGTGGGACTGACCTATTGCGTCGGCCCTGGGATCGTTTACGGTACCCAAGCGTTCTCCTGTCTGCCCTACGGTATCGCCGCCTATCACCTGGTAATAACTCTGATGCAGTTCGCCGGACCCGCAGCTTTCGTTTTTGGCTACTGTCTGCCCCCCCTGGGCGTCAGGGGAGTCACCTGGGTTTTCGCCGTTGTCATTCTACTTTGCTCTTACATAATCTGGTTGGCGTTGTCATCCCCAAGTCCGCTTTGGCACGACGAAATTCGTGGCGCCGTATTGTTGGTGACCGTATGGGTTGTCGCGTACGCTATGATCGGttacataaaattatcgatcgCCGCTATCGGTAGGCGGGATCTCGGCAAGGACGGACTTTATCACGTCGGATTGTCGGGTCGTGTAGGAATAGTCTCGGGTGCCTTCATCAGTTTCGTACTGATAAATTACACGTCGATATTCACGCCGTACAAAGCGTGCCCATAGTATTGTTTACGGTTATTCGGAGCGTGAGGCTAAATATGGCCTCGAGCTATTAGCAATACCTCAAATTGAATAATGTTCATGATAATCGTACTTTATTCATTACAAGCTATAATTACTCCGCACGACAAAGTATAAGTATAAGATTATACGCAGGCGCGTCATGACGAGCAATGAAATTACCGATATAGGTATTTATATCGTAAGAATTCATCGAACTTGTGTCTATCAATATGTTATGCCCAGGGAAATTTCAAGGTCCGAGTTTAATTCGTATTTCATTTGTAATGATCGGGGAAAACATGCGTAACATCACATGTCTGCCGCTCGAAGGTAAACGTTACGAGTAGCCGTTATCTACTCGTTTGATCTGGTCGATGGCGGCCtcttgaaaattgacgaatatcCGGCGAGGCGTTAGTTTGACCGTATCAGTTTTAAGAAATTacttattttcatcattccgaGGAACAAGATCAATTAGGTATAACGATCATCATTTATTCAAtgtcaattattcaataaactCAGAACTTGATTTTGATATTatcattgaattttgtctctcTTATTCAAACGATATTTTCaccaattattattgtaacaTTATCAGTACATTGTTATTATACAActgtgataaataaataacaacaaaCGACTCGAGGTAAAAATGTTTTATTGGCTCAGCGAATGTTCTTTAAAAATTTGATGGTGATTCCGTCGTAGCGATTCGAAATGTCACTTCGATAGCACGATGACCGTACACCTGACTTTGAGCGACGCTAATTAGTGCTGTGGTCGGTCTGATAATGAACAACTTCCACGACTGCTCGTCGTTTCACCGACAAATCATCAGTTATCTAAATTTCTCTACTGATTACTCGTTGGTCCAACCAAAATTGCATCGTTTCACATCGCTTATTTGAGAtccatgaattttattcgaattcttcttcGATGGTACAaacgattttcgaaataatgaaaataccgGATACGGAAATAGAATtacgtgaaacaaaaaagtgaTACAGCTAAATTACTACACTGGAAGAAATTAGCAAATTTTCCATTCGTCACAACAGACCGGGTGTAAGAATCTATCGGCAGATAGAGAATTTCATCTCGCATCGCAAGttggaataattgaaaaactaaGTGACAAGGTAACGtaggaccttggaaatttctcTAAGGATAACTCGTCGATAAAGTGTGTTCTACGAATTTTAACGAAGTGAACGCCAATACCAGTAATTTCATCAGTCGACATGTGTTCGCCCGCGTGCAATCGTAGATATTTTACGACGCTTGACAATTATAACGAACATGACAAACGGACGTGCAATAAACATATCACACATGCTCATCCATAGGATGAACAAATCAGccgtgaaatatttattcctaCGGGCACGAATTTCCGTACGGCGTGAACACCGACGTGTAATTTATTAGTACGAAACTGACGAAGGCACCCGAGACTATCCCTACCCGACCCGACAAACCTACGTGATAAAGGGCGTCCTCGCCGAGATCTCGCCGACCGATAGCGGcgatcgataattttatgtaaCCGATCAAAGCGTACGCGATCACCCATGCGGTCACCAACAGTACGGCGCCACGAGTTTCGTCGTGCCAAAGCGGATTCGGGGACGAAAACGCCAACCAGATTATGTAAGCGCAGAGCACAAATATAAGGGCAAAGATCCAGGTGACTCCCCGTACGCCCGGGGTGGACAGACAGTAGCCAAAAACGAAAGCTGCGGGTCCGGCGAACTGCATCAGAGTTAACACTAGGTGATAAGCGGCGATACCGTAGGGCAGACAGGAGAACGCCTGCGTACCAAACACGATTCCAGGACCTATGAAGAACGTCAATGCGACCAACGTACAAATGTATATCCTCGTGCGGTTTTTCTTTCTGCGTTCGGAAAGAGTTTCCACTTCGTTTCTTCCGTTCAGGTCGATCCCCGTATCCGTATTCGTTGGCTTGTGGGCGCCGACGAATTCCTCGGTCAACGGTACCTGACCGTAACCGTTCAGGTTGTCGCCtgtgtcgaaaaaatttctggcCCTCGCGTACTCTAATAGCCAGAACGAAGCGGTGCAAGAGACGAGCAGAATGAAAAGTATGAGGAAATGGATGCCGGGCGGAAAATTCGGGGTCAGATCGTCAGGGAGATCCGTCGCGGTGGAGTTGGCGGATTCGTCTTTGCAAGAGGAATCGCTCCCGACTCCTTGGAGGAGAGCTATCATCCCTGGGACTAGTCCGCCTAGACTTTCgccgaggaaaaaagagggcaAATACCTCGGCTCGTACTTCTGGAGATAGGGCAGCAGGATGACGGAACTCGAGTTCCCGATACTGGCGCATATAAATACCATTATCAGTATCACGATACTGCGTTGCTTGCCGTTGATCGTCGAACTTACATCGTAGAAGAGCGCCAGTATGCCTATGGATATTATTGCGATAACGAGATAAGTCGATATCCAGATGAATTCGTTACAGTATCGGggtaagaattttttaacTAGAACGTAGAAGATCGGAGCCACATTCGCTATCGCTAGGACCGCGGCCGTGTAAGAGGGTAAGTTCGGACCCTCGGGAGCCGATTTCACCAGGAGGGGAACTTCGACCAATATCCCAATGTCGCCGAGCAAACCAGCCATCCCGTACATAACGAGTAGGAAATCGACGAGATATCGACGACCGTTTATACCTCCTTGTAATCCCCACAGTTTCGACAGTAGCTTCCTCTTCGGAGCATTTTGCAGATGTCCCTCGGATGAACGTCCCTGTTGGTTAATTCACAAAATTATAATGCCCACCTCGGTATTTCGATAATCGTTttgggagaaaagaaaaaaaaaaaaaaaactttcgagtacaaaacgagaagaaatacTGTTCGATCAGCGACGTTCTTTCTGGAAGTTCTTTGAAATTCGATGACGAACCACACAAAAATGAATGTCGGCTGAATTCCGAACGGAAAGTtctaacgaatgaaaatttaacgcgATGTTTTTCACACGCTGAGATAGGATTACGCGAACTATCTCGGAAttatgaaatgagaaaaacttgCCTTAGTTCTATCCATCACGTGTAGAACGTTTCAACAACCTCGAAAAACTGAACGTCCTGCACTcattatcggaaaatttttgtacgcGTTTGACGACGAAAATATAACGACATATAGCGAAGCGGTAAATTAGACGGTTGAATTTCAGGGGTGGGAGGTCGATAGCGAACGACTGCCTGACAAGGAAATACCTCTTCCAAGTACGGTATATCTCGCCAATTTTCTTCATTGCGGGATACCTTATCTTCGATCGAAATCCGggcgaaaattattattttcctgcCTCCCCGTATTCAGTTTCGAAGGATCAAATCAGCCCCAAAAATTATACACCCCAGAATtgacattttcgtttttaacataaaaaatattgctcgtatttcgacgaaaattattgCATTCCAGAGAGCATTAGAATTCATGAGTCGAtacgttttttgaaaaacatttttaagGAGGTGCTCCACCCTCGACGTCTGGCGgagaattcgaataaaaatgtataccgGGTGGAAAGATTTCCAGACGatcattgaaacaaaaaatgtaccTAACTCTCGATATTTTAAACCGCACGCTCAGAAATTCATAGATGATTTTCAAGGGTCAGAATACTACAATATGGATCCTCTGAATCACAAACACTTGGATtgagttttcaaaatttcgctaCCCAAACAAGTTCAGTCAATTATCTAACGGAACCACCTGTTCGCTTAGACTGTCGGAGTATCGCTCGCGTGGCAATGACTAGTGACCTCATAAGTTTAAACAAATACCCAAACATCCGCAGAATATTACGATTACctaatttcattgtttttcatcgataaCATGGTAaccatatttatttttcaactataaAACGGAGCACCCTATGCAGGTACTCCAGctcgaaataaataagaatatgCGAGAAGTTACATCCTGAAAATGAATTACCAAAACCTGTCCAAGTCAAGGTAAAATTTAGAGCTTTTCAAACGCATTCGAATTTCATctgggcgttttttttttcgattcttgcCACCCGGTACATCCGACGGTTACCGTAGCAACCGTTCGCCCATTTGCGAATTTCACCCTCGATTTTGTCCGCCCTATGAGCAAATCTAGTTCACCCTCGTTCGCGACACTTTTATATCTCAGCGTATGGATTTTACGCGGAGATATATAGGTACCTACTAGGCGTCGCCATGACCCACTTTTTCCCATGTCAACCTGAGCTACGCCTACCTTACATGGAATTCCGTTCCAATTTGAATATCCTCATGGTCTTTATCCAAGGAAAATTGACAACGATAAGTGGTGTCTCACCAGAAGAACAAACCGAACAGACACAGTTGTCACAATCGCGTCGTCTATCCCATGTCAACTCACTAACGAGTTGCGACAAATACGAAACCCCTCGGTTATAGAGATTCAATgtcgaaagaaatgaaaaaatgaggagatatgataaaattcaatttaactATTGTAAATATTCAGACCCAATGGTAAATACGTATCGGGGTTAAGCTAGCACCGTCAAAAAGTATGGGAGCAATAGCATATTTAAAGATGCGTTTGACTCCGACTTTAACTTCAATCGTTCTGACAGCCCATTACCGAGAAACATGGTTTTTCAATTAGTGTCATCGAAGACTTTTGGATTCGCAGTGCTCCTCCATTGTTCGGCTGTAATATTCGCATCCGCGGCCCCGTCTTTCGATACGGTATTCGAATGGAAGTACATAGACTACGATTGGCCTTCGCCGAAAGCTCGACGAGACGCCGTCAAGAGCGGTCAATACATACCAGAGAACAACGTGATCTCCGGCATCAAAATATG
Proteins encoded in this window:
- the LOC105685445 gene encoding riboflavin transporter 2-like, giving the protein MNNNEERSLPGHLQDASKRKLLWKLRVLQENRNGRRYLVDFLLVMYGMSSLLAEIGILVEIPLLVESAPEGQRLPAYIAVLVSLSSMISVFYVVFKKFITQYCSDYSVISGCLVVQIIAMAVLALFYDVRCMVNGKIHSIVLLLTLFVCSIVASSSSLIFMPYLRNYKAGYLPSFFLGESLGGLVPGMIALLQGVGSDSVCKENSSNSTEPDLPNISDPNFPPGIHFLVIFILAVCCAAAFWLLEYLRDKNFFEKDNNPHRYNQVPLTEEFVGAHKPSNNDSDIELHERNETDSPSERAKTNRTRIYICMMVGLTYCVGPGIVYGTQAFSCLPYGIAAYHLVITLMQFAGPAAFVFGYCLPPLGVRGVTWVFAVVILLCSYIIWLALSSPSPLWHDEIRGAVLLVTVWVVAYAMIGYIKLSIAAIGRRDLGKDGLYHVGLSGRVGIVSGAFISFVLINYTSIFTPYKACP
- the LOC105685444 gene encoding solute carrier family 52, riboflavin transporter, member 3-B-like isoform X1; translation: MDRTKGRSSEGHLQNAPKRKLLSKLWGLQGGINGRRYLVDFLLVMYGMAGLLGDIGILVEVPLLVKSAPEGPNLPSYTAAVLAIANVAPIFYVLVKKFLPRYCNEFIWISTYLVIAIISIGILALFYDVSSTINGKQRSIVILIMVFICASIGNSSSVILLPYLQKYEPRYLPSFFLGESLGGLVPGMIALLQGVGSDSSCKDESANSTATDLPDDLTPNFPPGIHFLILFILLVSCTASFWLLEYARARNFFDTGDNLNGYGQVPLTEEFVGAHKPTNTDTGIDLNGRNEVETLSERRKKNRTRIYICTLVALTFFIGPGIVFGTQAFSCLPYGIAAYHLVLTLMQFAGPAAFVFGYCLSTPGVRGVTWIFALIFVLCAYIIWLAFSSPNPLWHDETRGAVLLVTAWVIAYALIGYIKLSIAAIGRRDLGEDALYHVGLSGRVGIVSGAFVSFVLINYTSVFTPYGNSCP
- the LOC105685444 gene encoding solute carrier family 52, riboflavin transporter, member 3-B-like isoform X2 — protein: MYGMAGLLGDIGILVEVPLLVKSAPEGPNLPSYTAAVLAIANVAPIFYVLVKKFLPRYCNEFIWISTYLVIAIISIGILALFYDVSSTINGKQRSIVILIMVFICASIGNSSSVILLPYLQKYEPRYLPSFFLGESLGGLVPGMIALLQGVGSDSSCKDESANSTATDLPDDLTPNFPPGIHFLILFILLVSCTASFWLLEYARARNFFDTGDNLNGYGQVPLTEEFVGAHKPTNTDTGIDLNGRNEVETLSERRKKNRTRIYICTLVALTFFIGPGIVFGTQAFSCLPYGIAAYHLVLTLMQFAGPAAFVFGYCLSTPGVRGVTWIFALIFVLCAYIIWLAFSSPNPLWHDETRGAVLLVTAWVIAYALIGYIKLSIAAIGRRDLGEDALYHVGLSGRVGIVSGAFVSFVLINYTSVFTPYGNSCP